In the genome of Pelmatolapia mariae isolate MD_Pm_ZW linkage group LG4, Pm_UMD_F_2, whole genome shotgun sequence, the window GGGAAAGAAGTGTGCATTCCTCCAccgaaaaaagaaaatcaatataTGCATATTTTAAGTATTCATGTAGCCCCCTCCCTGTATTTGGTTTCTTCTAATTTAGCAGGAGCACAAGGGGAATAATTTGAAATGAGAGAAGAACCCCTAAACAGAAGCACTGTAACTGAATTGTCAGGCACTCAAACCCCTACATCAGAGGGCTACACTTAATCCATAAGCTTCCCGGGCCTGGGCAAAGTACATACTACCAACTTTAGTAATATTGAGAAGGTATTGGAGCCAGACTTAAGGCTTCAAATAGCCACTGCAATCCtcatttccagtttttttttttggtgagtTCTAATTGCAGTAGTCACAGTTTtgcaaagatttaaaaaaaaaaaaaaaagtctagcAGGGAAAAGAAATCTGATCATAAGAGGCCACTTGAGACACATTCCAGTGCCAGATGTGAACTGCTGCCAGTTATGACTTGATGTAAAACCCTGATCTAGCTCTTTAGATTAGTGCAGGAGCGGATCTAAAGAGCTTTATTTGTTTCATCAAAGACTTACCCCTTAGCAGGGCATTTACCTAAATAAAACTCTGGCTGAGGTAGAGCATGAAATGCTGACTAAAAGATGTAACACATGAATTACCCTCTTCATCACACGgccttaaatatttattattcagCTGATAAAAATTGCACTTTTCGGGCCACTTCTGTGGAAGTAATGGGGGTGAGAGGAAGGTCGAGGCAGTGTTTTATGATCTGATAGCAGCCTCTGCTGGCGTTGGATGTGTCAGTACATGTTAATCTCACTCACAAGAGATCTCTATcatgtttgtttcagtatttCTGTTTTAGAATGCAAAGGAGAGTAAATTGGCATGTTTGGCATATTGTGACAGATATTAAACGTATATAAAATTGCTATTCCAATACTAATTCTACCCTAAGTAATGTCAGAAGTAtactcagttaaaaaaaaactaaatatcttAATTTAAATAGAAAAGATTTTTGGGGGTTGTTGGCTCATCTCTAAAGTAAATTTTCGATCTCTCATTGCACATGACATGACAAAATATAAAGCAAtactaattaaaaatgtatacaGCACGAAATCGAAATTAAAACTCGTTTATGTGGTAAGAGGAATTCATTATTGCTGACACATTACAAGGCATCACCagaaatatgtctgtgaaggttctcagtcatccaggtcatcgtagtcaaaggagtttgcaaagaaaagcgtctggacttctttaagttgcttgaagacgtttcacctctcatccgagaagcttcttcagttctaaggtcaaatggccgagagtcccagatttaaacccagtgggagtgtccccctaaagagggacaaaggaccccctggtgatcctctaatcacatgagccaaggtgtgaaataCAGACAGATCATCAGAAATACAGACCTCGATTATTAGAAGCATTCTGTCAACagttgtgtgcgtgcgtgcgtgcgtgcgtgtgtgtgtgtgtgcgtgcaaaCTGTTAGTGTGCAAGCAATAACGTCACCTACATGTAGAGCACATGAAGGTCTCCAATCGTTATTAGGAATGATGCAGACAACGTAGGATTACTTGATAATGATTAATTGATGGTAAGTAATTAAGCTGTCTAACAGcttaaagaaagaagaagaaaaacacttgcatGTGATTAaattttatgttgtttgttaACCCTTGGTTTGAAATCGTAATTactttttgaaaaagaaaagaaaagaaaaggagctTCGTCAAAAGCTTTTGTTATGGAAATCGCCGGAAGTTCATGTGTTGTGCCACTTGAGGCGTTCTTCCGGTGTCTGTTTCTGTCAAAATGGCTCGTGTGGTACAATCTAAGGTTGCTGttgtttccactgttttcttcgtatgtttacattttgcatGTTGTAATAATGGAAGAAGGGTAAGTGTGAAGTGTTATAACATAGACGACATCAATTTAAATGCAGTAAAGTGGATGCTGTACCTGTTAGctaattagcattagctgtgTATGACCGGCTAAAAGGCTAACGGTGGATTTCATGTTCATTCTCAGGTTGGTGATGCCTTGGAGACTGAGTTCGGTGGTTTCTCTGTGCCTCTTGAACACTCATTTGAAGTTGGTGAGAAACATTTATAATTCTTTTCTTACTGTAACGTTGTATGATACGATATTGATTATGTTGGTAAGCTAACTAAGCTTAACGCAACAGGAAAATGGTAATGGTACACGCCCAACTCCATTTAAAAATTTGCCTgtttaatatgtttttgcatttattaaTGAATATACCTGATTTGCTACAAATGTAAGTTTTTTCAGAATTGTCTTTTTGCGTTTATGACAACCTATGAACGCCTATACTTTACACCTAAAGGAGCTTTAATGACATCCTATTCTAAATCCATTGGCATTAATATGGAGTTGGTTCCCCCGTTAGCAGCTATAACAGTCTCCATTCTTCTCGGAAGGCTTTCTACgacatttctgtctgtttaaaattaaattaatgcgCAGTATTCTCAATAATGCGTGCATCTGGGATAAAGTCAGCTGTAACAATACAAACAGTTAAAAGTCATTTCACAGGCCAGAATTAAACACCCTTTGAAATCATAGCATTTGAATGGGCAAATTCAGTATTTATTATACTCTCAAAATGCAAAATCAAAACATGCTgtcaatcaaataaaaaaaaaaaaaaacaggcagttACAGTTTATTCCTTCatttaacaataataaaacactCTGCTTTGATGACAGACTTCTACCTTCATTTTATGGTTAACTATGTAGAGGTACAGTGTGTTGGTACTTTGTTTTACTCCAAGCAGGGAAGGTTTGTTatcatttgtaattttttttttttcttccagatgATGTAGCAAAGTTTCAAGTGCGTGGAGCTTTGCTTTTAAAGCCTGGAAGAGAGCCGAGTGTCTCACTAAGTCAGAACCCGCTGTCAGATGAGGACAGGACCAAATTGAAGGTGAACCATGTTAACCATTGATTTAGTGATGTTTTCTACACATTTCCAAGATGGCCCAGTGATGGAGAGATTTCCCCTgtttcaaataaatatttagttggggtttttttttttgtttttgttttttgggtgcCAGGGGGGGGAGAGATCCATGACCAGGacataaaaactgtatttaaataGCAAGGGCTGTTTCTACTCTTGCCGTGTACTGCAAGTACTTGTCGGTACTTGCAGTGCACACTGCAGTCACCTATTTTCACGCTCACTCATGCATTCTGTTAGCTTCAGACATTTTTTACCTGTCACTTAATCACATATGCATCGAGGCAATTTGGGGTTCAGCATTTTTCCTGAAGAGCTGTAAATCAAATAAGCAGTCTTCAGATAAGTAGACAACCTTCTTCTTGAGCCACCACCTCCTCATCTGTAGAATTACCTGCGACTGAAAGTCACCCAAAATTTTGGTACCAACGTGGGTAACATCACTCACTTGTTCCACTGGTGTAGGATGTGTTTGGATGTTTGGCCAAGTAAAACGATAGGTGAACTTTCCTAGATTTATACTACATTAACCATAGTATCAGTTCAGGATGTGTTAATGTATCCTCCTTATAATGTTTCTGTATAAACATGCATTTCTAAATTACTTGTTTTTAACTTGGCTATCCCCACAGGAAGTGGCTGCAGTGGACGGTCTATACAGGATCAGAGTGCCTCGTGTTTTCCTGCaggctgacagacagacagagcggCAGATGGAAGGCTACCTCACAGCATTTGTCAGAGCTGTATGTATTTCCCTCAAATTCTCCAGAAATTAcagataagattaaaaaaaaacacctcctGTAAAATTGAGCACATGTTTATTGACGGCTTTTGAGGGTAGTTTTCACTGCATGGTTAAACTTAGCTTTTAGATGGAGACAGGAAAAATGGCTTGGAGAAAAGTGAGTAAAATCAGAGGATTTAATGATAGGTTCTTAAAATATATTACTGTAACTTGATTCCAGCTCCTATTTCTCCTCGTTCTGTTGGCTGTTATTGGCAAATGTTCATGGGTGTTTAAAGCAAATTAATTCACATGATTATTGTGAGGCAAAATTTCGCTTTACTCAAGAATCATGAAAATTACTCTAGACCGGCTCACCACAAAATATAGAAACTTTTTTGTGaatacaaaataatattaaacattttcttCCAGCTATGAAAGAGCAACTTTGGGCAAACATTTAGGCTCTGAATGAGGTTTTTTATGATGTGGTTAATCTGATGTGTTTTCCCCAAATGATTTACAGTCtagttgttgctttttttgctCTTCTATGCAGGAAAAAATACAGTTGGTTTAGAAATGTtatgtttttccacaaaggatAGAACATAATATTTATACAGTTATATGTTATACATATTCTAATGTGAGTTCCTTGACCATTTTGACTTAATAAACTCTTCACAGTGGCCTTATCAAAGGCAGTAAAGTTAATGGAAGTTAACTTACTTGTGTTAAAGAACATATTTCTCACAGCAGGAGGTCGGTCGTTGGAAGAAAAgaattgaaataaaataaaatgaaccgACACAAGGAGTGGGCGATGTAGCCTCAAAGTTATATCACCGTATTTCAAGGAATATGTGTAATGATATTTGACAATGACGTTTTATTGACGATTGCAGCGGGCAGCATTTATTAgtgcaaacaaaataaatggatttttcatgtttgtgtacAATGAGCAATGATGATAGACTACCTAATTCCAAGTTTGAAGCTGTCAGCAGCAGCAATATAATACTACAGTAGTGGCACAGCAAGCACAAAAGTCACCTGGTTAGTGttttaaatataacaaaacTACTTAAAACTTTAGTTTAACAGTAATTAGAGTAACTTAACCTTGTAGGTTTCCATTAAACAAGTTTATTGTTTCCATTTTTAgctattttttacattttgcaaaGTATTGCACATGTTGGAGGTCTGACTTCTTGTAGCCAAACTACTATTTGCATACCATTGAAGTAGCCTCTTTTATAAGTGCCACATATTCATCTGAGGCTGACGCGCTGCTCTCACTCTTAGACAGGAAAGGCGTGGTGCTTTTTAACACGTAAGCATTTATACACAGATTATGTGATGTATCATATATGAATGTATGAGTCCCTCTATCAGTGGAAATGTATTATGATAGTATAATATTGTGAGTTACTTTGTGATCCCATCAATGgaaattaaaaaactaaaatgcaTTCACACTTTGGAAGTCTGAAATATTTGATCAGTGCTGGttttcaaatcaaaatcaaatcaatttatttatatagcacttttcacaggataaaaaccacaaagtgcttcacagtaatataaaacagaaaaacataaaatacattaataatcaaaaatacatcacaaatctaattaaaagccaatctaaataaatgagtcttaagctgctttttaaaaaaataaatacaatcaaggcaacgtaaagatggagggagagcattCCACAACCTGGGGGCCATCGCTCTAAAAGATCTATCACCTCTAGTCTTAAAACGAGTTCGTGGGACTACCAACAGCCTTTGATTAGATGATCTCAGGCTGCGAGAGGGAGTGTGGGATTCTAAAAGATCGGAAATGTAGGATGGGGCATCAcaattcaaagctttaaaagtcagtaccaagattttaaaatgaattctaaaatgaactggaagccagtgtaatgaacgtaacactggtgtaatgtgctctctttttcgTGTCTTAGTTAAAAGccttgcagcagcattctggactAACTGGAGACGGTCAAGATTCCTTTtgctcaaacaaagaaaaagactgttacaataatctaagcgagatgaaataaaagcatgaataaccaTTTCTAACTCAGATTTAGACAGCAAAGTTTGCAGTTTGGAGATGTTTCTTAGCTGAAAAAGGCAATTGCTAATCAACTGGCGAGAGTGTTGTTCTAGGGACATGGCAGAATCAAAGATCACACCAAGGTACCTGAGGCTCGGGTGAACAGATGAGCCAAGAGAACCAAGATGCTGTTTGATTAGAGATATCTGGTTGTCGGGGGCAATAATTAATgtttctgacttctcagagtTCAACTGTAAGTAGTTGTCACCAAGCCACTGTTCAATGGAAGCTAAACAATTAATTAAAGAGGACAGTTTATGGACTTCCATCGGCTTAAAAGAGCAATAGagctgaatatcatcagcatagaagtGATAAGACACCTCAGGAAACTGCCTAATTATAAGTCCTAGAGGtaacatgtacaaaagaaaaagaataggaCCCAGAACTGAACCCTGCGGTACCCCACATGTCAGATCCTTAGAATGTGACATAAACCGATTcgcaaaaacactaaaagatCTGTTGGAGAGGTACGACCGAAACCACTCCAGAGCCAGACCGGACACACCGACTATGTCCCGGAGCCTGTTAATCAGGATGGTATGGTCAATGGTGTCAAAGGCAGATGTCAAGTCCAACAAAACCATGACTGAGGATGCTCCGGAGTCAGCTGACATCATAATGTCACTAGAGACTTTAAGTAATGCGGTTTCTGTTGAGTGACTTTTacggaaacctgactgaaatttgtcataaatttcatgtttttctaaaaAAGTGGTAAGTTGATCTGCAACTACTTTTTCCAGAATTTTTGATGATAATGGAAGCTTAGAGATAGGCCTATAATTCTTAAGCTGAGTTGGATCCAAACTGCTCTTTTTTAATATTGGCTTAACAACAGCATGCTTACAGAACCTAGGGACCacacctgttaaaagagaggCATTGCATATCTCTACAATAGAGGGGCCAATGACAGAAAGAGCATTTTTGAAAAGCCCAGCAGGTAGAATGTCATTTGCACAAGTGgtaattttcattttatccaCCAGGAGTGAAAGGTCATGTATGTTCATTGGGTTAAACGCTGACAGTAAATGAGGGGGAGGTGGcccagagacacaaacagaggGTATTGAAGAACCAATGCTCATACGGACATGATCAACTTTATCCACAAAGAAATTCAGAAACTCATCACTCTCAGATATAGAGGTCACGGGTACTGGGTGGACCACGGGGGAAACAATAGAGTTTATGGAGTCAAACAGTACCTTGGAATTTCTCTTGCTTGATGAGATTAACTGAGAAAAATATCTTGATCTGGCTGTTTTTATGGTTTCATGTAAGGAAACCCAAAGTTCCCTAAGGTGGAGCCTGTGAACTTCGAGTTTAGTTGATTTCCAAAGGCGTTCTACTTTTCTACAGATTCTTTTGACCTTCCTGACGTCATCATTTATCCATGGATGAGCTCAAAACCTCATCGGTTTTGACCTAAAGCTTATCAAACTGTGTGTAATTAGtgtaaattgtaaatatttctaagcaatAAGCTGTTATATATTGTTTTAACATTCTCCTCTGATCCTCAGTGTGCCATGGTTGAGTCCCATCTGAGCGATGTGATCGCGCTCCACACTGACGTCTCCGGTTACCTCATCGGTGTCTCCATAGTGACGTTACCTGGGGCCTGTAGGGGCACTGAAGTTGAGGATGAGGTCGACCTTGAGATTTTCAACACCACACTCAGCATAATGGCTCCAGTCAATGCACCTGGGTCAGTCACACTGCTTTTACCtgtgattttgtccttttctccTTTACAGCTTCTTTACAATCTGACATTGCTTCCATCTCTACTTGTGGTTGTCTCTGCATAAGTCAAGACCTCCTGTGCAGGTTTTTTCCACATCCTTTGGTTTAGCTTTTGCCTTGGCTTAGCAGCTCTATGTCAGTTGTCCTGGGTGGCACAAGTCTTTCTATACCTTTCACAACACTAATTGTCGCCTTTCTTCCAGACCTGAGACGGCTTTCTTCCTTGAACGGATGGAACAGGAATCTGAGAAGAAAGGGAAGAACCCACAAGAGCAGAAATCTTTCATCGCTAAATATGTAAGTACTTAGAAAACTGCTGATAGGCTAGAAGGGCCTAAAGATGTACaggtaataaataaatgaaaatgactgtTAAGCTCGTATTTTCTGTTCTCAGATGCATCACATCTTTTCAAATGCGTCTAGTATGTTTTAATATACACCGGAGACATCAGTGCTGTACTGCACTTTTGCTTCTATTTCATTTGCCAGTATTTATGGCAGAAAAGTGAAAATATCTCCCAAAAAGTCAAAATGGTTTATTcctgttgtcctgttgaaaGGCTGTTTTCTACCTGCAGTTTGTGTCAAACtacgggggaaaaaaatcatttgtcTGTACCTTTTAGGCACAGGTACacttttcagtttgtttctctTACTCCACTGAAAGCAGCGATGCGAGTCCTCCTCCTTTCCTTCTTCTTTGCAATGCAACTCTGTTAAAGACACTAGTAAAAAGAACTGGACTTTGGTGGTCAAATGTAGATGGACAGTGTAATCAAACCCTTAATTCTGGAACGGATAGTGTTTATCTTTATGAGGCATTTAAGTATGCGGACTTGTTTTTCGTCTGATTTGTTTTCATACCAAAACCCGCTCCAGCCAGCTGGTCGCTTGCTAGAGGTCCCAGTTTCACGAATCCATGTGTTGCTAGTCGTCCAATATTAGTTTTCCCACAAAGTGCATAAGAACATAAAAAGTAATCCCTTAAACCCAGTGGTAAGGTTTTGTGTGTCTTCAGACTTTCTTAGCTTCGAGCTGTTTTTCCAGGCAGAATCCAGCCCTGTATCCTGTCTTAGTTTGCCTGAGCGCTGTTAAATCTGTCT includes:
- the emc10 gene encoding ER membrane protein complex subunit 10 isoform X1; this translates as MARVVQSKVAVVSTVFFVCLHFACCNNGRRVGDALETEFGGFSVPLEHSFEVDDVAKFQVRGALLLKPGREPSVSLSQNPLSDEDRTKLKEVAAVDGLYRIRVPRVFLQADRQTERQMEGYLTAFVRACAMVESHLSDVIALHTDVSGYLIGVSIVTLPGACRGTEVEDEVDLEIFNTTLSIMAPVNAPGPETAFFLERMEQESEKKGKNPQEQKSFIAKYWMYIVPLVLFLMMSGAQDQSGAGAGGGAGNGGGR
- the emc10 gene encoding ER membrane protein complex subunit 10 isoform X2, with the protein product MARVVQSKVAVVSTVFFVCLHFACCNNGRRVGDALETEFGGFSVPLEHSFEVDDVAKFQVRGALLLKPGREPSVSLSQNPLSDEDRTKLKEVAAVDGLYRIRVPRVFLQADRQTERQMEGYLTAFVRACAMVESHLSDVIALHTDVSGYLIGVSIVTLPGACRGTEVEDEVDLEIFNTTLSIMAPVNAPGPETAFFLERMEQESEKKGKNPQEQKSFIAKYWYLILGGAIFLMVTNSAQPPAGGGREQS